ttcccttacTTAAACCCTCCCGAGCCTTGATGTCCATTGTGCAAGAGTTATCTACTGCACACACATTAGAACTCTATCAGATGGAGTATTAATATCTCTGTTTCAGAATTAGTATTAGTTTTCAGTCAGCCAGATGATTTGTtaaatattctttttttaaaaaaagggaatattaaaaaaaagaaacatcatcatcatcaacaacaacaataagaacaagaacaacatcaacaacagtaaaactaaaataaaaacagtactTTTTTCCATTTGAATTGAAcattttttccattttctttttttttttcacccaatAGGAAAGCTTGTGGGCTCAGGTGCTGgggatgtgtgtgcttgcattattcttttttccacGGTTCCTCCTCAACAAGTGTGTACTCCGCAGCAGTTGACCCGTTTGTGGCCGAGGTTACCTGAAAGCAAGTCACGGACATCTAGAAGAACAGTTCGAAGGCACATGCATGTCGTGTGGCTTAGGTGACAGGAACAACATAATGGATTCCTATGCAATGGTACCCTTTAAACAAGACTGTGAAATCTCATCCTTTAGAGTTACAGACATTTGTCATTAACTTGTCATGGAAGATGCCATAATATCCTGCTACTAGTTATCATGACCCAGTGTCATGACAACTTAATGTTATTTATCATTGTGATGACAGCTCTCGAAATGGTGTGTGTCATTCCAACTTTTGGCATATGTCTTACATTGCTGCATTGATTACAATGCCACTGGATATTCTCTGTTATCACAACATCTTAAAAGAGATTCCATCTGCCATGTCGCCGGTCAATGACATTGTTATGTCGGTCTATGGTGGCGAATTCAAGTAAAGTTTCCTCAAGCTTTTGTCAAGAGCACTTGACATTTCCATTAGTCTTACTTGATGCCTTCATTATTCTGTCTTAATGAGCTGAGAAGCTTGAGAAGGCCTGCTCAGCTCATGCTAATGGCCCCTAGGCCCTTTTGACACGTCGTCGCATGCATTCTCAGCCTCAGAATGAAACGATAGGGGGGAATCAGCAGTGTTCCAGAAGagctccaccatgccttagatAATTAAGTCATGCTTCCTGTGGGGGGGGGATGCATGCTTATACTTCATtctcaaataaatgaataaagggCCATTCTTTTCGTAAGcacgcacaacatgcaacagAACACAAAGAATAtacgtgtatatatatatacaggaatacattcataaatacacacatgtacaggtACATTGAgtaaaaaaatatacaaaatctAAATAACATGCAACATTAATATGCAGGTTGTTACAGAGTTATTTTGCAAGGCATCTACAAATGGTTTGCATCTTTGGATTAAATGTTAGTCATTTTAATACACAGACATAACATAACATGCAGCTCTAAGTCATGCTAGAACAAAAACAGAGGattggagagagagcagcttttTTGTGTCACACGCTCAGCCAGAAGACtaggcgggggggtggggggtggggtggtggttggCGGTGAACGGGCAGCCGTTTCTAAGCAACATCATTGATTGAATGGATCCCCTTGGTAACTCCGAAGCGAGTGCTGTCTGAATCCAATGGCATGCATTTCATCTCGTGCGGGTTGTCATAGTGCCCAAACCCAGATTGGCGTGATCTCTATGTCTTTGTGCCATTCCCAAAACCCTAGAGTTTACACtgcaaccccaccccccacccccccaccccacacacacacacacacacacacacacacacacacacactctccgctTCTATGCATTTTTCCGTCTTTCgcatgtgaatgtgaggccaCGCAGGAGCCCTACgagctctcttgtgtgtgtttttcttccgACTGAGACTTAACCGACTCAGTGTCAAGTTGAGTAGGAAGGGTAATGATATTATGCAGCGCTAATTAATCACCCCCGGCCCTCGGCTCGCCATCTTTAACATCGCCGCCTTCTAAAAATGTACTCTGGGAGAGCGAGAGTCAGAgtaggagactgtgtgtgtgtgtgtgtgtgtgtgtgtgtctgtgtgtgtgtatgtgtctgtgtgtgtatgtgtgtgtgtgtgtgtgtgtgtgtgtgtgcgtgtgtgtgtgtgcgcgtatgagtgtgcatgtgtgtgtgcgcgtatgagtgtgtatgtgtgtgtatatgtgtgcacatatatgtgtgttagtgGAGGCGGCAGACGTCACAAGCACAGCCGGTGGCCACCGTGAGAAGAGGTGTGTCATTCACAGGAGTGGTAAGGGAACATCATGgtaatcagcacacacactcgagtGGCAAGTGGATAAGTCGAAGCCCTCAAATCTCtcgtggagatggagaggccaCAGAGGTCCTATCTAATGGTCACGGTGGTGAGGTGGATTGAAGCCTAATTCCCTGAGCTAACAGGCGCTCCCTTCCCCCATCCAATCATATGCTCTATACGGTGAGTGACCATAGGGTGGAAGGATGTTGACTGATGACCCCTTCTTTACCCGCTTACACAGATCCACCCACATCTTAACCCCATCCTATTAAATACAGTAGGTACTGGGAAATAGGGCTGCCTTGGGTTTCTCAGTAAGAATCTATTGAAGTGCAGTGGGTATTTAAATAAAGACTTCCAGGACGAGGATGTCTGCTATGCAGAATAGGCCTGTATTACAGCTGGACCATGTGTCAAAAAAAAGCTGCTTTCTCTCAGAAATGTTTCAAGAAATATATACACTTTGTACACAattcagtgtacagtatgtatttacaCAAACAACAGAGAATCATGCAAAGAAGAGAAACAGGGACAGAAAAGATTGCATGCAGCAAGGATGTGACTATATACAAGTCTCTATGTCCGTAAGCGTGAGTTGTACCTTGCATTCATCTACCAGTACTGAATTGTGAGCGGCATACACGCACTGGTTGGAGTTGTTTTCGTGGTGGTTCTTGAGGTCGTCGTAGTAGGACGGGGTCTTGGTCATCATCTCGATGTCGTCCGACTTGCCGTGCTGGGCATCGAGGGCATCAAGCTCCGCCTTGGACATGTGGTACACGATCCCGGCACCGAAGGAGTCACCGACCACGTTTACTGAGGTACGGAAGCGATCCCTGATGGGCAGCATGGGACAACAGTTAGGGCTAACTCAGTGTGCTGCATTAAGACATGCAAGGCTTATAaatattcagagagagagaatgagagaggaaagtCTAATacaaagtgtctgtgtgtgtgtgtgtatttgtatgtgtgtgtgtgtgtgtgtgtgtgtgtgtaatgtgctatgcatgtgtgttggtatgaatattgagatgtgtggagagcattcactcaccattgttatcctgtgtgtgtgtgtgtgtgtgtgtgtgtgtgtgtgtgtgtgtgtgtgtatgtgtgtgtgtgtgtgtgtgtgtgtgtgtgtgtgtgagagagagagtacaactGAATGCACCTGTGTGAGAATGTAAACGGAAAGTGAGATAGAAAAGTGAAATAAAACACATATATTTCTGTGCACTtgggtttgtgtgagtgtataaaAGGAAGAGTGGTCGATGAAGGCATGCTGAACATCCATCCACCTAGTCACCCATCCAGTACCCATACTCACAGCAGCCAGTCGACTGCCACCAGCAGGCTGATGTCCTGGGTGGGGAGACCCACAGCTGTCAGGATCAGCAGCATGGTCACCAGCCCAGCACTGGGGATACTGGCCGCCCCTACACTGGCCAGGGTGGCAGTGAGACTGTAAAACaggacattacattacattaagcaGAACCTTTtattgtccaaagcgacttacatatgtcaaatATATTACAAGGCATTACattgaaggagggcacaaccatgccttatgttcatgatagctctttggttatgcacaacctctcttaattcatcaaaaccaagacaaataTGGTTTCCATTCAATGTCACCTTTAAGAATATTTAGGGAATCTATCATTGGAAATCAGCAAGTTACTTAAGAAATACAAATGTAGAACTGAGGGTAAATATATCTTGTACATGCATCAGACAACCATATTCAAACACAATAAGAATTCCTGGTCTACAAGGatatgaagggtcaaagtaacaataattaaatataaagtaacttacaaagtaaaatgtcatgtaagtcatatcaccaagtatcaaatttaaatatatcaacgattattaaatgtaatctaattttaAGTTTAAatgaatgtcatttgaattttgaattacattaaactttaaatcaattgaataagaagttgaattaatttgaagtcatacatcacatttacatttccctgttgttctcattttgaatgagacttaaaatttcagcctcatgctattccgtgcgccaccatttaatttgaacgcctttacttcaaactttggactttggtacttcaaggttgtactgtcacctgtcaatcatgctatgtcccccgccccccgcccatccactgaatctgagtcgatttatcagttcttttgtaagactcactcactccgggcgaaattatcaccacgttgtacactgtacacagaggtgggagtaacaaaaaaaccaaatcaatggcggtggctccgggggtcgtaactggaaatattaaatgtgaataaaggtttcttgaccacttgtaatggcttattttgatacggtttattgtttatatgctaaacaaatgtgttcaggacacactatcattgaaggttagcttgttagcttgttagcttgttgacccattataaccaattgaaaacacatagcaagctaggcgactagatagttagcacgctgatatgaactgtggtgtttctgtagattatgaattgttgtcaacatgaaaacattcaaacggatttttgtgtgtatgtagggtgaccacctgtcccgctttacgttgtactgtacagcaattttaccctttgtcccgcctcacgcaaattgagcatctgtcccgctttttcattcgaccctggccaattgaaaataaatacacaaatacgTTCATAGGCGTAGTGTTAACTTATGTGCAAATAGTTCAGAGGAAAGCAATAAAATCGGTAGTCGATAGGCTTAGTTGtacgtcaatcaaactgttgcctGCTGCACAAACTCCTCCGCAACGTTGTCTAAGATCTCGAATTGGAGAGCGCGCTCTTCGGTCAGGTTAAGCTGCCATGGGCAGTGTGGCCACgaaaaagagaagatgcacttttaatagcgaatggaccgcaataataatatagcctattggCAAAGACCAGTAGACGGTGAAGCAGAGagagcattttgcatttgcatttttcTCTGGGGCACGGTGAAGAATACGATGTGAAGCGACATGGTGCAAGTGAGTCCTACAAAACTagaagcactccgagagcgcagacctaggccaagcgaaaacataaccgcctgggttactcccatttaatcgtttgttccgtgggtcatttcagaccattcctgaaaattccatccataactgtttgagttatcttgcgaaccaacAGATAACGAACAGACAAACGAGCCCCGATGAAAAGTGATCGAGCGTCTATCATGACGTAggcctatcacacacacacacacacacacacacacacacacacacacacacacacacacacacacacacacacacacacacacacacacacacacacacacacacacacacacattaatgttgCTCTTCCGACTGCATAACAAGTTAGCAATTGTTCCAGATTCTGAAATAGCTAGGAAAATGTAATGTGGCTGTTGTTATCAAAAAAGATTCTGGTTTAGCCTACcttatttgcactgaaatagttcaactttctataggcaaacccttaacATTTTGCACTATTAGGCCTTATATTTTGTTGAACTTAAATAGGTTAGGCCTaatattttttgtgtgtcttgtaTTTTAAGGTGAATTTGATTCACTGAGAGCATTCTTTTAGCTGCATAATGACTGGTCCTTTGGACAGTTGACTATTTCGATAGTCCCAATAAAGAAGAGATGTTGCAAAATtagtgttttgtcttttaggtAGTGTCTTAATATTTTGGTCGGTAGGCTTAAAAAATATTGCTTAGTAAATTAGATAGACAATATTGTATGATTAAAGTTATtacgtctgtcccacattgtcccactttaccatgctacttgtcccacattttttctgactggaggtggtcaccctatgtgtatgccacttgaacatacttgggataaataaacccctgaatgtaatctgaagcactggactgtctagctaactaaacactaagctaaccactaaccactaagctaacctgttgaccactgagccgaaacgctaggtgtgtgacaactggacaacaccccctgggtgaaattttagcaggcgtatttcgcgcaaagacagtagaagatctcgcatggtgacatgctctgtggaaacccagcgtcagacgaaggacgaaggctctggtgatggtgatgaagtgggggaaactattactaaagaactgataaatcgactcagattcagtggatgggcggggggcgggggacatagcatgattgacaggtgacagtacaaccttgaagtaccaaagtccaaagtctgaagtaaaggcgttcgaattaaatggtggcgcacggaattgcatgaggctgaaattttaagtcttattcaaaatgagaacaacaggcaaatgtaaatgtgatgtatgacttcaaattaattcaacttcttattcaattgatttaaagtttaatgtaattcaaaattcaaatgacattgatttaaactttaaattagattacatttaataatcgttgatatatttaaatttgatacttggtgatatgacttacatgacattttactttgtaatttactttatatttaattattgttactttgacccttcatacaAGGACAACGGTCCTGGTATTGTTGACTATTGTAGACTCTCTTGTAGAGGAGAGGCGCTTCAAAGTGCAAAAAATGCTACCTGACGGTGACAATCTGGCCAGGGTCAAGATGGATGCCGTTCATCTGGGCAATGAAGATGGCGGCCACAGCCTCATAGAGGGCAGTGCCATCCATGTTGATGGTGGCGCCGACAGGGAGGACGAAGCGGGTCACCCTCTTATCGATGCCCAGGTTCTCCTCAAGGCAACGGAAGGTAACCGGCAGAGTTCCAGCGCTGTCAGAGTGAAGCAGATAGACACAgaaagataaatagagagagagagagagaaagagagagagaaagagagagagagggaaaaggtaAAGATATTTTATCCCAAATAAATGGCAATATATTTCTGCAATGTGATTGATTGGTCCGCAGACTGGCTccaaaatacactttttattttaatgcataaaaggcaacgtttcgatccccCAGTGGGAAGATCCTGGATTCTtgtttctgtggatgtgcgcaccccaaCCAAACGCCAATATATTTCTGCAAACCATACTTGGGTAACAACATTGCAACCTTAGAAAATGTGCTTAGACAGAGAAAGTTGTATTTCAAAGACCTCGAGGCTGTTCCCAGAGCTGTGATCCAAGCCTGGAAGATGCCCATGAAGAAGGTGAAGGGGTTTTTCCTCACGATGGCGAAGTAAATGCAGGGCAGGAAGATGGCTCCGTGGATGATGAGGCCGACGATGACCGTCACCATGTACATCCCCAGCTGCCTGGCAACCACCTCCAGGTCACTGATGGAGATGATCTTGCCACAGATCAGGCAGGCAATACCGAAGGGAGAGTacctggggggaggggggaggggggggtcaaTCATATTACTCACACAAGGCCAGAGAAAATTACTTTTTGAAATTACAAACACCGCGCTCTCCCGTTCATTCTTCGCGGGTGCATGATCCAGGGAACCTGTACAGAAAAACTCAAGTGTTTCGGTTCGCCTTTGTGGCCTTTGTCACTGATGAAAGCTGCAAGGCTGAATGGTTTGTTACTGACTGCTGCTACATGTGTACATAAATGACTTTTGTAGTGCAACctttttgtttgattttctATACTCCGAAAATGACTCACACGAGGCCAGGGTAATTGAACGACATagtgaagacaaaacaaaacgacGGAGGAGGTGACCAATCGCGTGCAAACGGCACTCACCACATGATCATGAGGACCAGCTTCATGACAATCTCGTTCAGGATGTTGAAGAACTCCAGCATCAGGCGGGCCCTCTCGCCCATCTTCCCCATGCAGATTCCAAAGGCGATGAAGAAGCCAATCAGGCCTTTAGGAGGGCACAGAAACACTCCATTTACTCAAGAGACTGAAACACTTTACCTCAACAGGGTCCCAGGTGGGAGCTCTTCTAATATATTAAGTCTGAAATAGTCATTTGCTCTGGGGAATTGGGTGTTAGCCGTTAGCTAGCTAGTGGACTTGCTGATGAATACTGAGTGGGTGTGAAAGGGCAAAGCTGTCATATTTGATTGATTTTCTTAATAACATCTGATTTACTGTATCGGATTTCCTTTGAGACTTCCCCCGGCTATTTCTCCCTCTAATCAGATCAATGGGATGTGACAACGGATTGAATCATGTGTTCTGGCTGGCACATTATAGTAATCATACCCAGCACGTTCATCCCGCTCTTGAACTGCAGTGACTTTTTGGTGACGAAAACGGCTGGGGCCTTGGTGGCATTGGAGAGGAGGTCGTCCAGTGTGCTGTTCACCTCGGCCGGGAGGACCTCCTCCTTCTTCACAACTGTCTGGATCTGTAGAAGTGAGTGGAACAAAGGAAATCACTTGATGAATAACTAGTCTGGGTCTGCAAGGTCTCTGAATGAATACACcagaaaaatacaaatactgagTGCATGTCCTGAGGTGCATTTTGACTCTTTAACCTGTTAAATTCAAACATTTTTGTGTGAATTTTCCACCTCAAACATCACTCATTGTCATTATATGTTCAAAGAGAACAACTTCCTTCtatcgtttgtttgtttgcgatTGATGATGGTCTGAATGGGACCGAAACTAGGGTAGCACAGTGCACTTCTCACTGGTTGGATTAAACTTTGCATCGCCAACATTGGTGTGCAAGTTCTCTTTTTGACTGAAGGACTGAGACACTGTTGGAACTAATGCACCCACCAGGCCTGGAGTCATTGGCGTGATACCCTGTTTGCTCTCTATACCAGATTTGTTTGCGAgtgttcataaaaaaaaatatttgaaaaaaCTCAAGAGCACAGGGCaaacaaaaagaacaacaacataCACATGATGCAAATTCAAATGTTTGCCTTTGCTTTTGAATCTGAATGCACCACAGGCTTTCAGAGCAGTTTCGCCCCCTTCCTACCTGCTGGAAGCAAGCTTGGACCAGGTTCTCAGGGAACAGGTTCCTGATGAGATCGAAGAAGGCGTCCAGGCTGGAGACCTCATCATGGACGAGACCCTCTCCCAGCTGCTCCTTCATCTTGGGGTTTCCAGGATGGATGACCAGCACCAGGATCACACCCAAGATGGCGGCGATGACGGTGGTGGACATGTAGTAGACCATGGCCCTGGTGCCCAGACGGCCACTGGATTTGGCATCCAAACCAGCCAATCCTGACAGAGTCAAAACAAGATATGGGCTTGATTGAGACTTTAAAACACACTTTTTGACCTTGACATGATCATGTGCATCGTCAGGAAGACATTCCCAGGAATTActgttaaaggtgctctaagcgatgttgggtaaatggtaaatggtaaatggactgcatttatatagcgcttttagcagcttctgcgagcacccaaagcgctatacatatcatgcctcacattcacccattcatacaccgatggcggaggctgccatgcaaggcgccaacctgctcattgggagcactggggttaggtgtcttgatCAAGCCACCGCCGCCCCCTCTGTTGACGTTcaaaaaaacagaaagctaGCTCGccgctccctcttcctccctgccATGCAATGGAAACTTCCCTAAACACACATCTTGTTGATGATTCGCTGGAACATTTTTTTATGGTTACATTTTTATTGTCCAGACTGAACCAGGTTGTTTTCATTGCCGCTTTTGGAACTTGGGGTGTTCACAGAGATCACTTAGAGCACCTATAATGACCATGTCTACGATTCTGGCAAAATGTTGATTTGAACATAAGTAATTAATTTGGCTGATGCACTTTATTCAAAGTGACTGCCGTCCTAGTTTATATTAGAGCTCTACATCCAATCAAATGACACTTTCCTGAGGGGATGTATTCATTAACTTGAAGCGTATAGTTCTGTCTTAATGAATTAGTTATTTCCAACATAGCCAGGACTGTATACAAACACCAGGTATtgctaaacacactcacagctggTGTACCATGAGAAGCTAAACAACATTGACAAAAAGTGTGCATAAGTGTATGGATTAGAATCACAGACCGCAAACCATCATGGAGTTACAAACTCCTTGTTGACAATCATATAATTGACAGTTAGAGGGTTGGTGCCGTGACTGACCTGTGATCAAACTGGAGATGATGAGGGGGAGGATGAGCATCTTCAACATCCTCATCAGGATATCACCAGGGAAGGCGATCACCATGACAATGTCCGGATTAATTGGCGAGGCCACACGTAGAAGCATTCCAGAGACGGCACCCAGGATCACACCTataccacaaaacacacacacacacacacacgcacgcacgcacgcacgcacggacgcacacacacatacacacacacacttatcagcaATTGCACTTTTATATGGTGTTACACAAGCCACATCAACCATCAAAACTGGTATTGGAATGCATAGTATTGAGGAGGAGATTAATATCACAATGCAGTGATTGAGTaggcaaaaacaacaaccaacaaAACACCCACACAACTCTGTAATCTCTAAGGAAAATACACTTTACAAACAAGACTTGGTAACATCTGTTTGccagtctaaaaaaaaaactgcccaAATCTTATTACTGTCGAGAGGTGATTCTTGGAAGCAGTACACAACCATCTGCAACATTCCGTTAGGGGCCGAGACGGTTTGCTGCGAACCTCACAGTCAGACAGCAGACTTGTGTCTTTCTAGGAGGTCAGAGGGGAagcgagaaacagagagagggagagaaagagaaagagagagagagagagggagggagagagagaaagagagggagagagggaaagagagagagagggagggagagagagaaagagagggagggagagaaagagagaggtagagagtgtgtgagagagacatagagggagggagagaaagagagagagagagagagagagagagagagagatgcagacaaACAggtgaaggaagagagaaataaagagacgGGGCCCAGATGAAAGCAAGTCTGACCCTGGCCTCTTGGCACTCCCTCTAGAAGACGGCTGACCGAGCCGTGACACAACTACCTCATTGTCCTGCTCGCGGCCTGTCTCTGGCCCTCTGGGATAGGACAAAGGCCGACTCAGATGAGCACTTCACTCCTGGGAAAACACTCCATCCCactactccatctctctcctctcctcgagTCTCCACAGGACTCCTACTCTCCACTCCATTCAACTCAATTCAAGGTCGCTTTATTATCATGACTGtgggtacagtgttgccaaagcacaatCAAAACAGCACAACAATTAGAACTCTCCACTCTCTTTACTACGTAGTCTCATTGACTGGCTCTCATTCTCAGCCCTCTACTCTTTCTGTCTAAGTGTTGACTGACTCTCATTCTCAGCCCTCTATACTCTTTCTGTCTAAGTGTGACTCCTGAATAttgaatatgtatgtatgtatgtactgtatgtatgtatgtatatatctatctatctatctatctatctatctgatccatccatccatccatcccgtGCCATGCCAACACCACATTCTGTTTCCGCCTTCTCCCACTTTTTTCCATCAATATCTGTGTCCACAGCTAACATAGCACAGCTAAGACTGCGGGTCACCAGTAATACCAAACGTCAAAGCTTTCCACTTCCCTAGAAGAGTGCATAACGCTAAATCCACGCCTCTCTGTTGTTGTAGATAAGAGCACTGGCTAACGCTAATATAAACAGGTCAGTGTGAACGTAAATCTCCCCCCACCGTTGGTGTGCCCATCCCCCACCTATGACCATCTCAGTGCCCATGTCGAGAGGCAAAGGATCTGCCCACCAGAGTGTCCTCCATACCCCCAGGACCCTATACATGCCCATTTACTGAAGCACATGATTCACAGTTGCTCACAGTGACCATACGGTGGATGTCTGAGAGCCCCAGTTAACCAGCGCTGCTgttcccaccccatcccaccccaccccaccccaccccaccccaccccaatccGCTCAACCTTGGGATGAGACACATGTGCTCCTGCACACGCGTGCACAAacatgtatgcatgcgtgcagTCAGCGTTGGACGTAATTGGGTCAGTGGCACGCGAGACAAATGAAATCGAAATCCAATTGTATGATGCCAAATTGGTGACTCTCCTAAACACAATGGCAATTCGAACTCATGAATATTATATCATTCGTCTTCCTAATTGACGCGATTGAAATGGAAGTGGCCCAAGCTTCCTGGTGGCCTTTGCCGTGTTATCCGTGCGATTCATTGGTGTTTTGAGATCACAGGGACTTGCAGAGGATGCAAAGCCACTTTGTCATTCGCTCTCTTTCTATGAGGCTTTTTATAGTATCATCTCCTGGAAGGTGAGAAATCGTCATCCCCTCCTGAGCTCTCTGAGCTGTCCACAGTCCCTGCACCGTGAACCATTTGGGAAAGTCTCTCTGGCAGGCTCACTGCTGAAGCCAAGCCGTGACGGGAATCTTGCCATTTTCCTAGTTGATTTCAGAGACAAAACCTGAAAATAACAACGTGGCTGTTGCATATTTGACTTTGaatgttgtttgtgtgcttgtttgcttgtttgtttgtttgtttgcttgtttgtgagtTGATAGCTCAGTTGCTGTCAGAGTCAGCCCCATGTTTTTTCTGTGGATTTGGGAGGGACATGCGGATGCATTAGGATTAATGCCTGGGCACCGCGCAGCACATCTGTTTGAAGGTGTCAGAGCTCACTGGGTAATGGGCACAGAGCCACTGTAGGCAGGGACATGCCAGCGCGCCCGCTCCGCCTGGCACTCAGAAAAGCCGGCGGGCGCAGATGGGGCACCTCGGCGGTGGCACCGGTCAGCTAGTCGTACCCGGGCACATCTGGCAGGCGACACTATGCCTCTATGACACGATGTGCAATATGTGCAGAGTGGCTCTGACAACTTCCTCCACTCAGGAGGCTGCGCCACACTTGGATGGACTCGCTATGCCTGCAGTTCCCCTAATGCCATAGTATCAGAGATTCACTGTTCActtcatgcacacatgcagattCTGGTGACATACGTTACTATAAGAgggtggtggatgtgtgtgtgtgtgtgtgtgtgtgtgtgtgtgtgtgagagagagagagagatagaaggagagagaaagagagtttctCTGTGTATACAacgtctgtgttttgtgtgtgtatttgtgtatgtatactgtatgtgtgcccaatgtctattttgtttgtgtatgtgtgtgtgtgtgtgtgtgtgtgtgtgtgtgtgtgtgtgtgtgtgt
This sequence is a window from Sardina pilchardus chromosome 10, fSarPil1.1, whole genome shotgun sequence. Protein-coding genes within it:
- the slc1a2b gene encoding excitatory amino acid transporter 2b isoform X2 — protein: MPKQVEVRMHESHLEPIEAAPQSKCGRICSKLFKNLLLTLTVLGVILGAVSGMLLRVASPINPDIVMVIAFPGDILMRMLKMLILPLIISSLITGLAGLDAKSSGRLGTRAMVYYMSTTVIAAILGVILVLVIHPGNPKMKEQLGEGLVHDEVSSLDAFFDLIRNLFPENLVQACFQQIQTVVKKEEVLPAEVNSTLDDLLSNATKAPAVFVTKKSLQFKSGMNVLGLIGFFIAFGICMGKMGERARLMLEFFNILNEIVMKLVLMIMWYSPFGIACLICGKIISISDLEVVARQLGMYMVTVIVGLIIHGAIFLPCIYFAIVRKNPFTFFMGIFQAWITALGTASSAGTLPVTFRCLEENLGIDKRVTRFVLPVGATINMDGTALYEAVAAIFIAQMNGIHLDPGQIVTVSLTATLASVGAASIPSAGLVTMLLILTAVGLPTQDISLLVAVDWLLDRFRTSVNVVGDSFGAGIVYHMSKAELDALDAQHGKSDDIEMMTKTPSYYDDLKNHHENNSNQ
- the slc1a2b gene encoding excitatory amino acid transporter 2b isoform X1: MNANSMPKQVEVRMHESHLEPIEAAPQSKCGRICSKLFKNLLLTLTVLGVILGAVSGMLLRVASPINPDIVMVIAFPGDILMRMLKMLILPLIISSLITGLAGLDAKSSGRLGTRAMVYYMSTTVIAAILGVILVLVIHPGNPKMKEQLGEGLVHDEVSSLDAFFDLIRNLFPENLVQACFQQIQTVVKKEEVLPAEVNSTLDDLLSNATKAPAVFVTKKSLQFKSGMNVLGLIGFFIAFGICMGKMGERARLMLEFFNILNEIVMKLVLMIMWYSPFGIACLICGKIISISDLEVVARQLGMYMVTVIVGLIIHGAIFLPCIYFAIVRKNPFTFFMGIFQAWITALGTASSAGTLPVTFRCLEENLGIDKRVTRFVLPVGATINMDGTALYEAVAAIFIAQMNGIHLDPGQIVTVSLTATLASVGAASIPSAGLVTMLLILTAVGLPTQDISLLVAVDWLLDRFRTSVNVVGDSFGAGIVYHMSKAELDALDAQHGKSDDIEMMTKTPSYYDDLKNHHENNSNQ